The following are from one region of the Achromobacter xylosoxidans genome:
- a CDS encoding ABC transporter permease, translating to MLAFVSRRLLATIPVLVMVAVVVFAILRFSPGDPAIIMAGDGATPERIVQIRQTMGLDQPVIKQFFIWGGKLLQGDLGTSLMSGVPVTKLIGQRLEPSLSLAVLTLVFTLLVAIPLGVLAAWRQGKLLDRAVMGFSVLGFSVPVFVTGYVLIWLFAIKLGWFNVQGYAPLAKGFWPYLHRLILPSLALSTVYVALIARITRTSVIEVMGEDFIRTARSKGLGETGVLLGHALRNAAVPIATVVGLGIALLISGVVVTESVFNIPGLGRLVVEAVLARDYPVIQGLTLFFAFVYVFINLVVDCAYTVFDPRIRY from the coding sequence ATGCTGGCATTTGTCTCACGCCGGCTCCTCGCGACCATCCCCGTTCTGGTGATGGTCGCGGTGGTGGTCTTCGCGATATTGCGTTTCAGCCCGGGAGATCCGGCCATCATCATGGCGGGCGACGGCGCCACGCCCGAGCGCATCGTCCAGATACGCCAGACGATGGGCCTGGACCAGCCGGTCATCAAACAATTCTTCATCTGGGGCGGCAAGCTCCTGCAAGGCGACCTGGGCACCTCGCTCATGTCCGGCGTGCCGGTCACCAAGCTGATCGGCCAGCGCCTGGAACCGTCGCTCAGCCTGGCGGTGCTGACCTTGGTGTTCACCCTGCTCGTCGCCATTCCGCTGGGCGTGCTGGCCGCATGGCGTCAAGGCAAGCTGCTGGACCGCGCCGTGATGGGCTTCTCGGTGCTGGGATTCTCCGTGCCGGTCTTCGTCACGGGCTACGTGCTGATCTGGCTCTTCGCCATCAAGCTGGGCTGGTTCAACGTGCAGGGCTACGCGCCGCTGGCCAAGGGTTTCTGGCCTTACCTGCACCGCCTCATCCTGCCGTCGCTGGCGCTGTCCACGGTCTACGTGGCGCTGATCGCGCGCATCACGCGCACCAGCGTCATCGAGGTCATGGGCGAGGATTTCATCCGCACGGCGCGCTCCAAGGGCCTGGGCGAAACCGGCGTGCTGCTGGGCCACGCCCTGCGCAACGCCGCCGTGCCCATCGCCACGGTGGTGGGCCTGGGCATCGCGCTGCTGATCAGCGGCGTGGTCGTGACGGAATCGGTGTTCAACATCCCCGGCCTGGGCCGGCTGGTGGTGGAAGCCGTGCTCGCGCGCGACTACCCCGTCATCCAGGGCCTGACGCTCTTCTTCGCGTTCGTCTACGTGTTCATCAATCTGGTTGTCGATTGCGCCTACACGGTGTTCGACCCGCGAATCAGGTATTAA
- a CDS encoding ABC transporter substrate-binding protein, with the protein MLKYVRAAALAGATMMMAHGAYAETVIKSVMHSPLRLTDPHATTAYITTWHGYMIYDTLLATDADNKIQPQMLEKWEVSPDGKTYTMTLRDGQKWHDGKPVTSEDCVASIKRWAAGDGMGRTLLKFTDKIEVIDDKNFRIVMKEPTDLALRALSKPTGTAPFMMPKRIAEQAIGQPITDMTGSGPFKVIEFKPGVKTVYAKNADYVPRKEPASGLAGGKVVNVDKVEWDVMPDALTTANALLGGEIDFVEQFPYDLLPMIEGNKDLKEESLSPVGYFTMYRFNFKYPPFNNKKVRQAAMYAIGQEDVMKALVGNPKYWKTCASLWGCGTPLESDIGKDMVVPSNIEKAKALLKEAGYDNTPILVMHATDVGTLSAQPVVMAQALRKAGFNVNLAAMDWQSVATRRASKAAPAEGGWNIHNTNWYATDVMDPVRSAPAAANGDNAWFGWPDFPQIEELRTKMALTSDPAEQKKIAEEVQRIGIDEGLYVPLGQMSVPTVYSTKLSGLVHAPVFAFWNVKKAP; encoded by the coding sequence ATGCTGAAGTACGTCCGAGCGGCCGCGCTGGCCGGCGCCACCATGATGATGGCTCACGGCGCCTACGCCGAGACCGTCATCAAGTCGGTGATGCACTCGCCTCTGCGCCTGACCGACCCGCACGCCACCACCGCGTACATCACGACGTGGCACGGCTACATGATTTACGACACCCTGCTGGCTACCGACGCCGACAACAAGATCCAGCCGCAGATGCTGGAAAAGTGGGAAGTCTCCCCCGACGGCAAGACCTACACCATGACCTTGCGCGACGGCCAGAAATGGCATGACGGCAAGCCGGTGACGTCCGAGGACTGCGTCGCTTCGATCAAGCGCTGGGCCGCCGGCGACGGCATGGGCCGCACGCTGCTGAAGTTCACCGACAAGATCGAAGTCATCGACGACAAGAACTTCCGCATCGTCATGAAGGAACCCACGGACCTGGCGCTGCGCGCCCTGTCCAAGCCCACCGGCACCGCGCCGTTCATGATGCCCAAGCGCATCGCCGAACAGGCCATCGGCCAGCCCATCACCGACATGACCGGCTCGGGTCCGTTCAAGGTCATCGAATTCAAGCCGGGCGTGAAGACCGTCTACGCCAAGAACGCCGACTACGTGCCGCGCAAGGAGCCCGCCAGCGGCCTGGCCGGCGGCAAGGTCGTCAACGTCGACAAGGTCGAATGGGACGTCATGCCGGATGCGCTGACCACCGCCAACGCGCTGCTGGGCGGCGAGATCGACTTCGTCGAGCAGTTCCCCTATGACCTGCTGCCGATGATCGAAGGCAACAAGGATCTGAAGGAAGAGTCGCTCAGCCCGGTCGGCTACTTCACGATGTACCGCTTCAACTTCAAGTACCCGCCCTTCAACAACAAGAAGGTGCGCCAGGCCGCGATGTACGCCATCGGCCAGGAAGACGTCATGAAGGCGCTGGTCGGCAATCCGAAATACTGGAAGACCTGCGCCTCGCTGTGGGGTTGCGGCACGCCGCTGGAAAGCGACATCGGCAAGGACATGGTGGTGCCGTCCAACATCGAGAAGGCCAAGGCGCTGCTGAAGGAAGCGGGCTACGACAACACGCCCATCCTGGTCATGCACGCGACCGACGTCGGCACGCTGTCGGCCCAGCCGGTGGTGATGGCGCAGGCGCTGCGCAAGGCTGGCTTCAACGTCAACCTGGCCGCGATGGACTGGCAGAGCGTCGCAACGCGCCGCGCCTCGAAGGCTGCGCCCGCGGAAGGCGGCTGGAACATCCACAACACCAACTGGTACGCCACGGACGTGATGGACCCGGTCCGTTCCGCCCCGGCCGCGGCCAACGGCGACAACGCCTGGTTCGGCTGGCCCGACTTCCCGCAGATCGAAGAGTTGCGCACGAAGATGGCGCTGACCTCCGACCCCGCGGAACAGAAGAAGATCGCCGAGGAAGTGCAGCGCATCGGCATCGATGAAGGCCTGTACGTCCCGCTGGGCCAGATGTCCGTGCCCACCGTCTACTCGACCAAGCTCTCGGGCCTGGTGCACGCGCCGGTGTTCGCGTTCTGGAACGTCAAGAAAGCCCCTTGA
- a CDS encoding DUF945 family protein, whose product MKKSVAITLGVVIVGAGSWVGATWYTGKRIEESSQRHLAEANEKLAKITPLFGLRIDQLKYERGLFSTQARYGVSLVKGDKVAEDLPKGMIEFDASIEHGPFPKSALARGAIAPKLAFTHAELAKTENIKELFELTKGVAPLSADTIISFGGFATSTANIAPVQITHEGNAVNFSGMAINGTFDRALQAVTAHALMETLSVDGEKSDDPIKMLVSGLTMDVNSRMGKFGLSIGDSSVKLKRIDVTRPGDDVKVSLDNLGYGVKLAEDDKNVNVEATYQTGNITLNDVALGNGQAVIKLAKLDGAAIKQLSDTYNQIVRQYMLGASDEGLKDEQFDAVLENAGKLLNGNPTFSIDPISWKTDKGESKLTFALDLTNPPNVKDLTPQEIMVKAIKQIDATLVISKPMVRDLIVQYAVKKQGLTAEKAAEEADDQMRSMSGMAEMLNVGKNDGDNIIGKFHYADGMGDLNGQKIPADELFSGLLGATGMDDDMDGMEEEGEPAEGAELAAPSDTASVAGYMQDFDVDTVTTMLDDMVYNPRKQDGDEGPVLILDPRDTGASELRVDFLCNDFTEKCHDLVVTATYSSKKPVSLKAINAWNQEYRWTRAYLDDKNRAVLQMDMNSEGGIGKENLQIMLNTFFSIAEDFSVASKAAPAK is encoded by the coding sequence ATGAAAAAGAGCGTAGCGATCACCCTGGGCGTGGTCATAGTGGGAGCGGGAAGCTGGGTCGGGGCCACGTGGTACACCGGCAAGCGCATCGAGGAAAGCTCGCAGCGCCACCTGGCGGAAGCCAACGAAAAGCTGGCCAAGATCACGCCTCTGTTCGGTCTGCGCATCGATCAGCTCAAGTACGAGCGCGGCCTGTTCTCGACGCAGGCGCGTTATGGCGTGTCGCTGGTCAAGGGCGACAAGGTCGCCGAAGACCTGCCCAAGGGCATGATCGAGTTCGACGCATCCATCGAACACGGCCCCTTCCCCAAGAGCGCGCTGGCGCGCGGCGCCATCGCGCCCAAGCTGGCGTTCACGCACGCCGAGCTCGCCAAGACCGAAAACATCAAGGAGCTGTTCGAGCTGACCAAGGGCGTCGCGCCCCTGAGCGCCGACACGATCATCAGTTTCGGCGGCTTCGCCACCTCCACCGCCAATATCGCCCCCGTGCAGATCACGCACGAAGGCAACGCCGTCAATTTCAGCGGCATGGCGATCAACGGCACCTTCGACCGCGCGCTGCAGGCCGTCACGGCGCACGCCCTGATGGAAACGCTGTCGGTGGATGGCGAAAAATCGGACGATCCCATCAAGATGCTGGTGTCCGGCCTGACGATGGACGTCAACAGCCGCATGGGCAAGTTCGGCCTGTCCATTGGCGACTCCAGCGTCAAGCTCAAGCGCATCGACGTCACCCGCCCTGGCGACGACGTCAAGGTCTCGCTGGACAACCTGGGCTACGGCGTCAAGCTGGCCGAAGACGACAAGAACGTCAACGTCGAAGCCACCTACCAGACCGGCAACATCACTCTGAATGACGTGGCCTTGGGCAACGGCCAGGCCGTGATCAAGCTCGCCAAGCTGGACGGCGCCGCCATCAAGCAGCTGTCGGACACCTACAACCAGATCGTGCGCCAGTACATGCTGGGCGCCAGCGACGAAGGCCTGAAGGACGAGCAGTTCGACGCCGTGCTGGAAAACGCCGGCAAGCTGCTCAACGGCAACCCCACGTTCAGCATCGACCCGATCAGCTGGAAGACCGACAAGGGCGAAAGCAAGCTGACCTTCGCCCTGGACCTGACCAATCCGCCCAACGTCAAGGACCTGACGCCCCAGGAGATCATGGTCAAGGCCATCAAGCAGATCGATGCCACCCTGGTCATCTCCAAGCCCATGGTGCGCGACCTGATCGTGCAGTACGCCGTCAAGAAGCAAGGCTTGACCGCGGAGAAGGCCGCCGAGGAAGCCGACGACCAGATGCGCTCGATGTCCGGCATGGCTGAAATGCTCAACGTCGGCAAGAACGACGGCGACAACATCATCGGCAAGTTCCACTACGCCGATGGCATGGGCGACCTGAACGGCCAGAAGATCCCCGCCGACGAACTGTTCTCGGGCCTGCTGGGCGCGACCGGCATGGACGACGACATGGACGGCATGGAAGAGGAAGGCGAACCGGCCGAAGGCGCGGAACTTGCCGCGCCCTCCGACACCGCGTCCGTGGCCGGCTACATGCAGGACTTCGACGTGGACACCGTGACGACCATGCTGGACGACATGGTCTACAACCCGCGCAAGCAGGACGGCGACGAAGGTCCGGTCCTGATCCTGGATCCCCGCGACACCGGCGCCAGCGAGCTGCGCGTCGACTTCCTGTGCAACGACTTCACCGAGAAGTGCCATGACCTCGTTGTGACCGCGACCTACAGCAGCAAGAAGCCGGTCTCGCTCAAGGCCATCAACGCCTGGAACCAGGAATACCGCTGGACCCGCGCCTACCTGGACGACAAGAACCGGGCCGTGCTGCAGATGGACATGAACTCGGAAGGCGGCATCGGCAAGGAAAACCTGCAGATCATGCTCAACACGTTCTTCAGCATCGCGGAAGACTTCTCGGTGGCCAGCAAGGCCGCGCCGGCGAAGTAA
- a CDS encoding M81 family metallopeptidase: protein MRWLLAMIKHETNTFSPVPTPLERFFRGNPEILAGERAIKAYENTDSGLGGYIEVARREGAEMVVPVAAESWPSGPASAETHERLCKLVLDEVQRGGYDAILLDLHGAMVAEGVEDAEGDLLRRLREIDPHTPVAVTLDMHANIYDDIVKHATVITGFHTYPHVDIRAAGLRAANVIARTLKGEIKPVMSWANKPMLPHIMCQGTHAAPNQPLQERCKAMEAGGVLAASVFVGFPHADIREAGLSAVVCTDGNLPEAQRHRDELLDQAWNGRADWVFHPEPLAPTIARAKAIEQGPVVLLDHYDNTGSGGTMDTTAVLAEVLRQELENVVFYAICDPQAALEAAAAGVGQTITIQLGGKLAMPAIKEPSEPLEVTGRVKLVFDGVYLNRGPMYRGVRNDTGLTVVIDTGRVEIVVVSRHQEPFDINCLLSAGIDPLQKRYVVLKSRVHWRAGFSDMATQVIECTGVGVTTSDYGQLDFKHVRRPIYPLDPM, encoded by the coding sequence ATGCGTTGGCTTTTGGCAATGATCAAGCACGAGACGAATACGTTTTCGCCCGTGCCTACCCCGCTTGAACGCTTCTTCCGCGGCAATCCCGAGATCCTGGCCGGCGAACGCGCCATCAAGGCCTACGAGAACACCGACAGCGGCCTGGGCGGCTATATCGAAGTGGCGCGGCGCGAAGGCGCCGAGATGGTCGTGCCCGTGGCGGCCGAGTCCTGGCCCAGCGGCCCCGCCAGCGCCGAAACCCACGAACGGCTATGCAAGCTGGTCCTGGACGAGGTCCAGCGCGGCGGCTACGACGCCATCCTGCTCGACCTGCACGGCGCCATGGTCGCCGAAGGCGTGGAGGACGCCGAGGGCGACCTGCTGCGCCGCCTGCGCGAGATCGATCCGCACACGCCCGTGGCGGTGACGCTGGACATGCACGCCAACATCTACGACGACATCGTCAAGCATGCCACGGTCATCACGGGCTTCCATACCTATCCGCACGTGGACATCCGCGCGGCCGGCCTGCGCGCCGCGAACGTGATCGCGCGCACCCTCAAGGGCGAGATCAAGCCGGTCATGTCCTGGGCCAACAAACCCATGCTGCCGCACATCATGTGCCAGGGCACCCACGCGGCGCCCAACCAGCCGCTACAGGAACGCTGCAAGGCAATGGAAGCCGGCGGCGTCCTGGCCGCTTCCGTCTTCGTGGGATTCCCGCACGCCGACATTCGCGAAGCCGGCCTGAGCGCGGTGGTCTGTACCGACGGCAACCTGCCCGAGGCGCAGCGCCACCGCGACGAGCTGCTGGACCAAGCCTGGAACGGCCGCGCCGACTGGGTGTTCCACCCGGAGCCGCTGGCGCCCACCATTGCCCGCGCCAAGGCCATCGAACAAGGCCCGGTCGTGCTGCTGGACCACTACGACAATACCGGTTCCGGCGGCACCATGGACACCACCGCCGTGCTGGCGGAAGTGCTGCGCCAGGAACTGGAGAACGTGGTCTTCTACGCCATTTGCGACCCGCAGGCCGCACTCGAGGCGGCTGCCGCAGGCGTGGGCCAGACCATCACGATCCAGCTCGGCGGCAAGCTGGCCATGCCCGCCATCAAGGAACCCAGCGAGCCGCTGGAGGTCACCGGCCGCGTCAAGCTGGTGTTCGACGGCGTCTACCTGAACCGCGGCCCCATGTACCGCGGCGTGCGCAACGACACCGGCCTGACGGTCGTGATCGACACGGGCCGCGTGGAAATCGTGGTGGTGTCCCGTCACCAGGAGCCGTTCGACATCAATTGCCTGCTGTCGGCCGGCATCGATCCGCTGCAAAAGCGCTATGTCGTGCTCAAGAGCCGCGTGCACTGGCGCGCGGGCTTTTCCGACATGGCGACGCAGGTCATCGAATGCACCGGCGTGGGGGTGACCACCTCGGACTACGGCCAGCTTGATTTCAAGCACGTGCGCCGGCCCATCTATCCCCTCGATCCGATGTAG
- a CDS encoding amidase, producing MPQPHELSAVELLQAYRDKTLSPVEVTRSVLDHIARWEPQLKATYALDADGALAQARASEARWMKGEPLATGGHTLDGVPATIKENIATRGVPVPLGTAATELKPAAADAPPAARMREAGAVLLGKTTMPDFGMLSSGLSSFHELTRNPWDLTKNPGGSSAGAGAAAAAGYGPLHIGTDIGGSVRLPAAWCGIATLKPSLGRIPIDPPFMGRCAGPMTRTVADSALMMGVLSQPDARDHMSLPYQDFDWLDLELDLRGLRIGLLMDAGCGLPLDPEIRAAVEAAARAFEAAGAIVTPMQPWMTPDMLEGVDRFWRTRSAVDLSALSQARRDKILPFIRTWAESGGGQSGEAVFRSYYETMNVRARTVAACAPYDYVLSPVAPVVAYNAKWPSPTNEVATTMHHIGFTLPYNMSEQPAASVNCGYTKAGLPIGLQIAGARFDDLGVLRMARAWEAMRPEQHPWPQPPRAA from the coding sequence ATGCCGCAACCGCATGAACTGTCCGCCGTGGAGCTGCTCCAGGCCTACCGCGACAAGACGCTCTCGCCCGTCGAGGTCACCCGATCCGTGCTGGACCACATCGCGCGCTGGGAACCGCAGTTGAAGGCCACCTACGCGCTGGATGCGGACGGCGCTCTGGCGCAGGCCCGCGCCTCCGAAGCCCGCTGGATGAAAGGCGAGCCGCTGGCGACCGGCGGGCACACGCTGGACGGCGTTCCCGCCACCATCAAGGAAAACATCGCCACGCGCGGCGTGCCGGTGCCGCTGGGCACGGCAGCGACGGAATTGAAGCCTGCCGCCGCCGATGCGCCGCCAGCCGCCCGCATGCGCGAGGCCGGCGCCGTGCTGCTGGGCAAGACCACCATGCCCGACTTCGGCATGCTGTCCTCGGGCCTGTCCAGCTTCCATGAACTGACCCGCAACCCCTGGGATCTGACCAAGAACCCGGGCGGCTCCAGCGCCGGCGCGGGCGCCGCGGCGGCCGCCGGTTACGGCCCGCTCCATATCGGCACCGACATCGGCGGCTCCGTGCGCCTGCCGGCGGCCTGGTGCGGCATCGCCACGCTCAAGCCCAGCCTGGGCCGCATCCCCATCGACCCGCCGTTCATGGGCCGCTGCGCCGGCCCCATGACGCGTACCGTCGCCGACTCGGCGCTCATGATGGGCGTGCTGTCGCAGCCCGACGCGCGCGACCACATGAGCCTGCCTTACCAGGACTTCGACTGGCTGGACCTGGAACTCGACCTGCGCGGCCTGCGCATCGGCCTGCTGATGGACGCGGGCTGCGGCCTGCCGCTGGATCCTGAAATCCGCGCCGCGGTCGAGGCCGCAGCCCGCGCCTTCGAAGCCGCCGGCGCCATCGTCACGCCGATGCAGCCCTGGATGACGCCGGACATGCTGGAAGGCGTGGACCGCTTCTGGCGCACGCGCTCGGCCGTCGACCTGTCGGCCTTGTCGCAGGCGCGCCGCGACAAGATCCTGCCCTTCATCCGCACCTGGGCGGAAAGCGGCGGCGGCCAGTCCGGCGAGGCCGTGTTCCGCAGCTATTACGAAACCATGAACGTGCGCGCCAGGACGGTAGCGGCTTGCGCGCCCTATGACTACGTGCTTTCGCCCGTGGCCCCGGTGGTCGCCTACAACGCCAAATGGCCGTCGCCCACCAACGAGGTCGCGACCACCATGCACCACATCGGATTCACGCTGCCCTACAACATGAGCGAGCAGCCCGCGGCGTCCGTCAATTGCGGCTATACCAAGGCCGGCCTGCCCATCGGCCTGCAGATCGCGGGCGCGCGCTTTGACGACCTGGGTGTGCTGCGCATGGCGCGCGCCTGGGAAGCCATGCGGCCTGAACAACACCCCTGGCCCCAGCCTCCCCGGGCTGCCTGA
- a CDS encoding ABC transporter permease → MQTPTDAAAQAAADLPGGGTPQATAWRQIRQGLKSWPVMLALIVLVAVVAIALFAPLLGTVDPTSINPGARLKPPFSDYLLGTDAFGRDVWSRVAYGARISLIAGLGAALVSVAIGLVIGVIAGWFRSLDGLIMRTMDAIMAIPGILLAIALVSVTGASITTVLVAITIPEIPRVVRLVRGQILTVRGEPYVEAALALGTPLPLLLWRHMVPSTIAPLTVQGTYVFASAMLTEAILSFLGAGIPPEIASWGNIMSEGRMYFRMLPGLILFPGLFLSLTVLSVNILGDALRDALDPKMVRRI, encoded by the coding sequence ATGCAAACGCCAACCGATGCCGCCGCGCAAGCGGCCGCCGATCTCCCCGGAGGCGGCACGCCCCAGGCTACCGCCTGGCGCCAGATCCGCCAGGGACTCAAGAGCTGGCCCGTGATGCTGGCGCTGATCGTGCTGGTGGCGGTCGTCGCCATCGCGCTGTTCGCGCCGCTGCTGGGTACGGTCGACCCCACTTCCATCAACCCCGGCGCGCGCCTGAAGCCGCCCTTCTCCGACTACCTGCTGGGCACCGACGCCTTTGGCCGCGACGTCTGGTCGCGCGTGGCCTACGGCGCGCGCATCTCGCTGATCGCGGGCCTGGGCGCGGCGCTGGTCAGCGTCGCCATCGGCCTGGTCATCGGCGTGATCGCCGGCTGGTTCCGTTCGCTGGACGGGCTGATCATGCGCACCATGGACGCCATCATGGCCATCCCCGGCATCCTGCTGGCGATCGCCCTGGTGTCGGTCACGGGCGCCAGCATCACCACCGTGCTGGTCGCCATCACCATCCCGGAAATTCCGCGGGTGGTGCGGCTGGTGCGCGGCCAGATCCTGACCGTGCGCGGCGAACCCTATGTCGAAGCCGCGCTGGCCCTGGGCACACCACTGCCGCTGCTGCTGTGGCGCCACATGGTGCCCAGCACGATCGCGCCGCTGACGGTGCAGGGTACCTATGTGTTCGCCTCCGCCATGCTCACCGAAGCCATCCTGAGCTTCCTGGGCGCGGGCATCCCGCCCGAGATCGCCTCCTGGGGCAACATCATGTCCGAAGGACGCATGTACTTCCGCATGCTGCCCGGCCTGATCCTGTTCCCCGGCCTGTTCCTGTCGCTGACCGTGCTCAGCGTGAACATCCTGGGCGACGCCTTGCGCGACGCGCTGGACCCGAAAATGGTGCGCAGGATCTGA
- a CDS encoding ABC transporter ATP-binding protein — MTYSPTPPAGDTSTAILAIRNLSVEVAGAGNRVVRNLSLDVHAGETVCVVGESGSGKSVTSLAVMGLLPPGVLGVSAGSIRVEGEDVVTATQRRLREMRATRMAMVFQEPMTALNPVHTVGKQVDEVLRLHRKQMSAADRRAKVLDMFRSVHLPDVERIFEAYPHQLSGGQRQRIVIAMALILEPKLLIADEPTTALDVTTQKQILALIKELQVKHQTAVLFITHDFGVVAEISDRIVVMNRGDLIESGTRNEILAEPKQSYTRRLVSSVPSLVPSRREAPAGMPVLHVKGLGRTYGTKSSLFSRQAARNVIAAADVNLTLRKGEILGIVGESGSGKSTVARCIVRLIEPTAGHMMMGGEDLSTLSGSALRPVRRRIQIVFQDPYRSLNPRRTVGESIIEGLLNFGVAREQALKRAGETLSVVGLSPDAMNRYPHQFSGGQRQRICIARALVMDPEILVADEAVSALDVSVQAQVLELLEQVRQRTGVGVLFITHDLRVAAQICDTIMVMQRGKVVETGSAETVLTEPRHEYTRALIDAAPGRDWDFRNFRPVAAGLGHTAAP, encoded by the coding sequence ATGACCTATTCCCCCACTCCTCCCGCAGGCGATACCTCCACCGCCATCCTGGCCATCCGCAACCTCTCGGTGGAAGTCGCCGGCGCCGGCAACCGCGTCGTGCGCAACCTGAGCCTGGACGTGCATGCCGGCGAAACCGTGTGCGTCGTCGGCGAATCCGGCTCCGGCAAATCCGTCACCTCGCTGGCCGTCATGGGCCTGCTGCCTCCCGGCGTGCTGGGCGTCAGCGCGGGTTCGATCCGCGTGGAAGGCGAAGACGTGGTCACCGCCACGCAGCGCCGCCTGCGCGAGATGCGCGCCACGCGCATGGCCATGGTGTTCCAGGAGCCCATGACCGCCCTGAACCCCGTGCACACCGTGGGCAAGCAAGTCGACGAGGTGCTGCGCCTGCACCGCAAGCAGATGTCGGCCGCGGACCGCCGCGCCAAGGTGCTGGACATGTTCCGGTCGGTGCACCTGCCCGACGTCGAGCGCATCTTCGAGGCCTATCCGCACCAGCTGTCGGGCGGCCAGCGCCAGCGCATCGTCATCGCCATGGCGCTGATCCTGGAGCCCAAGCTGCTGATCGCGGACGAGCCGACCACGGCGCTGGACGTCACCACGCAGAAGCAGATCCTGGCGCTCATCAAGGAACTGCAGGTCAAGCACCAGACCGCCGTACTGTTCATCACCCACGACTTCGGCGTGGTGGCCGAGATCTCCGACCGCATCGTGGTGATGAACCGCGGCGACCTGATCGAAAGCGGCACGCGCAACGAGATCCTGGCCGAGCCCAAGCAGTCCTATACCCGCCGGCTGGTGTCGTCGGTCCCCAGCCTGGTGCCCTCGCGCCGCGAGGCGCCGGCCGGCATGCCGGTGCTGCACGTCAAGGGCCTGGGCCGCACCTACGGCACCAAGAGTTCGCTGTTTTCGCGCCAGGCTGCGCGCAACGTGATCGCGGCCGCCGACGTCAACCTGACGCTGCGCAAGGGCGAGATCCTGGGCATCGTGGGCGAGTCCGGCTCGGGCAAATCCACCGTGGCGCGCTGCATCGTGCGCCTGATCGAACCCACCGCGGGCCACATGATGATGGGCGGCGAAGACCTCAGCACCTTGTCCGGCTCGGCGCTGCGCCCGGTGCGCCGCCGCATCCAGATCGTGTTCCAGGATCCGTACCGTTCGCTGAATCCGCGCCGCACCGTCGGCGAATCCATCATCGAGGGCCTGCTGAATTTCGGCGTGGCCCGCGAACAAGCACTGAAACGCGCCGGCGAAACGCTGAGCGTCGTGGGCCTGAGTCCCGACGCGATGAACCGCTATCCCCACCAGTTCTCCGGCGGCCAGCGCCAGCGCATCTGCATCGCGCGCGCCCTGGTCATGGACCCCGAGATTCTGGTGGCCGACGAAGCCGTGTCCGCCCTGGACGTATCGGTGCAGGCGCAGGTGCTGGAATTGCTGGAACAGGTACGCCAGCGCACCGGCGTGGGCGTGCTGTTCATCACCCACGACCTGCGCGTGGCCGCGCAGATCTGCGACACCATCATGGTGATGCAGCGGGGCAAGGTCGTCGAGACCGGCTCCGCCGAAACCGTGCTGACCGAACCGCGCCACGAATACACACGGGCCCTGATCGACGCCGCCCCCGGACGCGACTGGGACTTCCGCAACTTCCGGCCGGTCGCGGCCGGCCTGGGCCACACCGCCGCGCCCTGA